The following DNA comes from bacterium.
GATTCCTCTCCCTACGAATTTCTGGCTCGGCTGGTCCGGGATCGTGGCAACCTGGTCCATCGGCCGCAGCTTCGAAAAATCCGGGGTTCAGAACTCGGTCACCCGTGCGCTCACCGGCTCCAGCGCCACCAGCAAGCTGCTGGGAGAGACGGAAGTCAAAGGTTGAGCGGACTGTTTTGCCCGAAGCTGCCATGCTTATATCAAAAAATCGAGCCTGAATTCTCCAAGCGAGGCGATCAGATGAAAATCAACAATCACTTGCTTGAAGGTGAAGGAGTCAAGCAACTGTCCTCACCCAACCGTGGCGGACAGTTCGGGGCCGGGCTGCCGGATACGATTATCATCCACTACACCGGCGGGAGTTCGGCGGAATCGTCCGCCCAGTGGCTGTGTGATCCCAGAGCAAAGGCCTCCGCCCATCTCGTGGTCGGCTGCGATGGTGTCGTCTATCAGCTCGTGCCGTTCAACACCGTGGCCTGGCATGCCGGCAAGAGCGAATATAAAGGCAGAGTGGGGTTCAACAACTATTCGATCGGGATTGAAATCGACAATGCCGGCCGTCTCACCAAAGGCGGCGGGGGGTATATTTCGACGTTCGGGAAAGTATACGGCGAGGATCAGGTGACAGAGGCGGTGCACCGCAACGAGTCCGCACCCTCGTACTGGCACATCTACTCGGAAAAGCAGATCGCGGCGGTCGAAAGCCTCTGCCTGGAATTGATGGGAGCCTACAATATTTCAGCCATATTGGGACACGAGGAAGTGGCTCCGGGCAGGAAGTCCGATCCGGGACCGGCTTTCCCTCTGGACAAGTTGCGGGATAGAATTATCAATCCGGAGCGTGCCCTGGCGGAGGCTTTGCCCAGAAAGAGCGTGGGTGTGGTGACTGCCTCTCTGCTCAATATTCGTTCGCGCGGATTTCCGGGCGCCCCGACCGTAGCCCCGCCTCTAAGCAAAGGTGTAAAAGTCGACATCCTTCAGGAGCAAAACGGGTGGTACGAAGTCGACGTGCAGATGCGAGGCTGGGTAAAGAAAGATTTTATCCGAAGTTAGACCGGGCCCGGAGGCTGCTCTTGTATCAGTGATGAAACATAAGTCGCAGCAAGCACGGTGTGTTTTTCGTGCATACGGTTGAAGAGATTCAGCCTCCGGTTCCTCCCGGCCCGCTTCGGCCAGTTTTCCGTCGTTCCTGCTCCGGCCGCTCACTCCACAATCAGCCGCGAGCCCAGGTCCAGGCGCACGAAATCCTCGCCCCAGGCGGCGCGGAACAACTCGCGGCCCGTATCGCCCGTGCAGTGGGTCGGGGCGACTTTCTGCACGCCCAGCGCTTTCAGGCTGTCGATAGCCGCGGCGATTTGCTCCCGGCTATAATTCTCCAGGTGGAACCCGCCCCCGACAAGATAGAGCGGCTCGCCGGTCTGCTTCCTGGCCGCGGCCGCGATATTCACGATGCCCGGGTGCGCGCAGCCGGTCAGCACGATCAGCCCGCGCGGGGTGCTCAGCAGAAGGGCCTGTTCGATTATCTTGTCCCCCAGCTCGCCGGTCGTCCTCACTCCCTTGCATATCTCGGCCGGGCCATGCACTTCCTCCACTGACTCGGCCGCCGCGGCCACGCTCTTGATCGTATCCGGGAACGCCCCGGGCAGGATCACTTTCACCTTGGGGTTGGCCGCCAGGAACGCCGCCAGGCCATCCGTGTGGTCGTGGTGCTCGTGCGACAGCACGACAGTCTGTACCGCGCGCGGGTCGAGGCCCAGGCGGCGCATGTTATCCAGCAGGGTGTCGCCGTTGGCCCCGGTGTCGAACAGGATGGTCCGCTCGTAGCCCTGGATCAGGCAGCCGAAACCCCACAGGCTGGCCAGACTGCTGTCTGCCACCTCGTTGTTGAACACCACTGTCAGGCGGATGCTGCGGGGGGAGTCCTTGGCGGCGGCGGTCAGGACCGCCGGGGCCAGAAAGGCCAGCGAGGCGAGGGTTTTTAGAATCAATCCGTTCATCGCGGCAGCTCACGGTTGAAAGTGACAAGGTTGGGTCCGGGCCGGGGGTTGCTTCCTCCTATGCCCTTGGATTGAACAATTCAGTTCATTCTAACTCACTTCGGCCCCCGACGCCAGAACGAATCTTTTTTTGACCCCGGAGCGCCCCCGTCCTTTGCATTTTCCTCCCGCGCAGCTTATGATTCTTGGGTAGGCAAAGACTATCAGGATGCAAATCGACCATAGATCGGGAGGTATATTATGGAAGGCAGTAAAAAACCGCTCAACAGCCAGAGCCGGATACTGACCCAGGACCCGGGGTTCCCTGCGGCGCACGCCATGCTCTACGGCGCTGGCATGACCGCCCAGGACATGGAGCGCGCCCAGGTGGGCATTGTGAGCATGGGTTTCGAGATCAACCCCTGCAACATGCACCTCAACCGGTTCGCCTCGCTGATCAAGGAGTCGGTGGAGGAGGCCGACCTCAAGGGCTGGATTTTCCATACGATAGGAGTGAGCGACGGTATCTCGATGGGCACCCAGGGGATGAAATTCTCCCTGCCCTCGCGCGACATCATCGCCGACTCGATCGAGGACCACGCCAGCGCGCACTACTATGACGCCCTCGTGGCCGTGGCCGGCTGCGACAAGAACATGCCCGGCTCGCTCATGGCCCTGGGCCGCCTGAACCGTCCCGGCCTGATGGTCTACGGCGGGACGATCCGGGCCGGGCACCTCTGCGGCCGCGACCTGAACATAGTCTCGGCTTTCGAGGCCTACGGCGAGTACGTGGCCGGCCGGATCGGCCGCGGCGAGCTGACCGAGGTGGAAAAGCACGCCTGCCCCGGACCGGGGGCCTGCGGCGGCATGTACACGGCCAACACCATGAGCGCGGCCATCGAGACCCTGGGCATGAGCCTGCCCCACAGCTCCAGCCACCCGGCAGACAGCACTCAGAAGAACGAGGAGCTGGGCCGCGTGGGCGCGGTGGTGCGCAATCTTCTGGAGCGGGACATCCGCCCGCGCGATATCATGACCCGCGCCGCTTTCGAGAACGCCATGACAATCGTGATGGCACTGGGCGGCTCGACCAACGCGGTTATGCACCTGATCGCCATGGCCAGGAGCGTGGAGGTGCCGCTGGCCATCGACGATTTCCAGCGGGTGAGCGACCGCGTGCCGTATCTTGCCGACCTCAAGCCCAGCGGCCGCTACCTGATGGAGGACCTGCACCGGGTGGGCGGTGTGCCCGCGGTGCTGAGAGTGCTGCTCGAGGCCGGCTATCTGAACGGCGACTGCCTGACCGTTACCGGCCGCACTCTGGCCGAGAACCTGGCCGAATGCG
Coding sequences within:
- a CDS encoding N-acetylmuramoyl-L-alanine amidase, encoding MSGLFCPKLPCLYQKIEPEFSKRGDQMKINNHLLEGEGVKQLSSPNRGGQFGAGLPDTIIIHYTGGSSAESSAQWLCDPRAKASAHLVVGCDGVVYQLVPFNTVAWHAGKSEYKGRVGFNNYSIGIEIDNAGRLTKGGGGYISTFGKVYGEDQVTEAVHRNESAPSYWHIYSEKQIAAVESLCLELMGAYNISAILGHEEVAPGRKSDPGPAFPLDKLRDRIINPERALAEALPRKSVGVVTASLLNIRSRGFPGAPTVAPPLSKGVKVDILQEQNGWYEVDVQMRGWVKKDFIRS
- a CDS encoding MBL fold metallo-hydrolase, whose product is MNGLILKTLASLAFLAPAVLTAAAKDSPRSIRLTVVFNNEVADSSLASLWGFGCLIQGYERTILFDTGANGDTLLDNMRRLGLDPRAVQTVVLSHEHHDHTDGLAAFLAANPKVKVILPGAFPDTIKSVAAAAESVEEVHGPAEICKGVRTTGELGDKIIEQALLLSTPRGLIVLTGCAHPGIVNIAAAARKQTGEPLYLVGGGFHLENYSREQIAAAIDSLKALGVQKVAPTHCTGDTGRELFRAAWGEDFVRLDLGSRLIVE
- a CDS encoding dihydroxy-acid dehydratase is translated as MEGSKKPLNSQSRILTQDPGFPAAHAMLYGAGMTAQDMERAQVGIVSMGFEINPCNMHLNRFASLIKESVEEADLKGWIFHTIGVSDGISMGTQGMKFSLPSRDIIADSIEDHASAHYYDALVAVAGCDKNMPGSLMALGRLNRPGLMVYGGTIRAGHLCGRDLNIVSAFEAYGEYVAGRIGRGELTEVEKHACPGPGACGGMYTANTMSAAIETLGMSLPHSSSHPADSTQKNEELGRVGAVVRNLLERDIRPRDIMTRAAFENAMTIVMALGGSTNAVMHLIAMARSVEVPLAIDDFQRVSDRVPYLADLKPSGRYLMEDLHRVGGVPAVLRVLLEAGYLNGDCLTVTGRTLAENLAECGDLAPGQDIIQPLDKPIKKTGHIQIMYGNLAPEGAVAKITGKEGLRFDGPA